The following is a genomic window from Nitrospira sp..
TACAGCAGGCAGGCGTCGGCTTTTGTCACTTCCACGACCATATCGACGATATGCCGAAGCACCGACTCCAGGTCGAGGGTGTTGCTGATCGACTCGCTGATGCGGTGCAGCACATCGACCTCGCGGATCTTCTCACGCAAGGCCTGCTCCAATTGGGTTACAGTCCGCTTCGGCGCCATGCCGTTCCTACTCTGCCCGCTCGGCGGGCGTCGTCGCCTTCTTGCCCGATCGTTCCTGCACCCGAGCCGCTTGCAACCAGGCGCGGGTCTTGTTCTTTTCCAACGGAACGATCCTCACGGCTCCGAACCGTTCCGGTAGGACACAATAGATCCTCCCCGCCGCCACTTTCTTATCCTGCTGCATGGCACCCCACAACGCGTTGAAGGTGACGTGTGGCAACCGATGGGGCAAGCCCGCCGCCTTGACCAGCGTACGCAATCGGATGACCACGTCGGCGTCGCAATAGCCGAGGTGCCTCGCCAGATCCGCCTCGTACACCATCCCGATCGCCACCGCCTCGCCATGAATCAATCCGCGATAACCCCCTAGGGATTCAAGGGCATGGCCGATGGTATGGCCGAAGTTCAACACCCGACGCCGGTCCGCTTCACGTTCATCCTCGGACACGACCTGCGCCTTAATTTCACAGGACCGCTTCACGATGTGGGCGACCGGCTCTTCTTCCAGTTTCAAGAGGGAGGTGATGTTCCGCTCCAAATATTCAAAGAAGGTCTCGTCTGCGATGACTCCGTACTTGATGACCTCCGCCAGCCCCGCCACCAATTCGCGCGACGGCAAGGTCTCCAGCGTCGCTGGATCGATCAGGACCGTCCGCGGTTGGTTGAAGGCTCCGATCAGATTCTTTCCCTTCGGATGATCGACCCCCGTTTTCCCACCGACGCTGGAGTCGACCTGCGCCACCAGGCTGGTCGGGATCTGCACGAAGGGAATGCCGCGTTGATAGATGGCCGCCGCAAACCCCGTTACATCGCCGATGACACCGCCGCCCAAGGCCAGCAACGTCGACGTACGCTCGAATTTGGCGTTGACCAGCGCATCCATGATGGTCGAAATGGATCGAAGGGTTTTCGTTCGCTCTCCGGGGGGAAGGACGATCGGAACGACCGTATAACCGGCCGCCTTCACCACACGTCTCACCCGGC
Proteins encoded in this region:
- a CDS encoding 3-dehydroquinate synthase; protein product: MTAPPIAVPQQTVHVELGTRSYAVVIRRNLLDDLGEELMRLRCTGKVGVVTDRNLAKRYLSRVRRVVKAAGYTVVPIVLPPGERTKTLRSISTIMDALVNAKFERTSTLLALGGGVIGDVTGFAAAIYQRGIPFVQIPTSLVAQVDSSVGGKTGVDHPKGKNLIGAFNQPRTVLIDPATLETLPSRELVAGLAEVIKYGVIADETFFEYLERNITSLLKLEEEPVAHIVKRSCEIKAQVVSEDEREADRRRVLNFGHTIGHALESLGGYRGLIHGEAVAIGMVYEADLARHLGYCDADVVIRLRTLVKAAGLPHRLPHVTFNALWGAMQQDKKVAAGRIYCVLPERFGAVRIVPLEKNKTRAWLQAARVQERSGKKATTPAERAE